In Papaver somniferum cultivar HN1 chromosome 1, ASM357369v1, whole genome shotgun sequence, a genomic segment contains:
- the LOC113352141 gene encoding uncharacterized protein LOC113352141, with protein MVSRCYFCKKAEESLEHVLWNCNYSEIIWSWLGGMFCFKNPKSFEEILNSAKQRSPAVKEIWRVAAFITLKELWFQRNMCVYDEESFNEHNIKTRIMKFTTESEVRMKNYMWNTTYDLQILKHFGMKYRKLKFVVVKEIFFKLPQSNQLLLCCDGASRGNPWIAGYGIIARNNAGDCVIAIAGGLGIATNFFAEIMAVFCAGEWAIKNGFSRLLFRSDSKAAIAAFKNAKVPWFAIPRWEKICQNVREWDFIHSYREIYFFS; from the coding sequence ATGGTTTCAAGATGTTATTTCTGTAAAAAAgctgaagaatctcttgagcaTGTACTGTGGAACTGCAACTATAGTGAAATCATATGGAGCTGGCTAGGAGGTATGTTTTGCTTTAAAAATCCTAAATCTTTTGAAGAAATACTTAACTCAGCAAAGCAAAGAAGCCCTGCAGTAAAAGAAATATGGAGAGTAGCAGCATTCATAACTCTCAAAGAATTGTGGTTTCAAAGGAACATGTGTGTGTATGATGAAGAATCTTTCAATGAACACAACATAAAGACAAGAATAATGAAATTCACTACAGAGAGTGAAGTAAGAATGAAGAACTATATGTGGAATACAACATATGACCTTCAAATACTGAAACACTTTGGGATGAAATACAGAAAGTTAAAATTTGTTGTTGTTAAAGAAATTTTTTTCAAGTTGCCACAAAGTAACCAACTTCTGCTATGTTGTGACGGGGCTTCAAGGGGGAATCCATGGATTGCAGGTTATGGAATAATTGCTAGAAATAATGCTGGAGATTGTGTAATAGCCATTGCAGGTGGATTGGGGATTGCAACAAATTTCTTTGCAGAGATCATGGCAGTCTTTTGTGCAGGTGAATGGGCAATTAAAAATGGGTTTAGCAGACTCCTCTTCAGATCAGATTCAAAAGCAGCAATAGCAGCTTTTAAAAATGCCAAAGTTCCATGGTTTGCAATACCCAGATGGGAGAAAATTTGTCAGAATGTCAGAGAATGGGATTTCATCCACAGTTACAGGGAGATATATTTTTTCAGCTGA